Below is a window of Cheilinus undulatus linkage group 8, ASM1832078v1, whole genome shotgun sequence DNA.
atgtttggtgttgtgttatgattgaataaactaaactaactaactaacagaAATAGAAGGTGTCCTGATGAATTTCTCATTTGAACTTGCATTgattttctagtcatctgacaacTTAAGTGCTTTGATGCTGCAGGTCATGCGGACATTCATTCAAACATCGATGGAGCGATGGGAAAAGTCTCAACATATCAGGATATGATGGCAGTTTGCAGATAAAACCCTTAACCTGGTCAGAGATGAtcgactctacctactgagccacagtcacccctACAAACATCTTTGTCTGTTAGAGACCAACAATAGGATGCAAACGGGGTTCTGTCAGTGATAACTTTAAACTAACAGTGACCCAGATTCTACATAAAGCGTCGTCATGAATGTATAGCACCTGCATGCTAATCAGCTGCATGGAGGATCTTGTGACATCCCTGGAGGGCTTGTTTGAGGACTACCAAATTAACTACGTTGTCTCTAATGCAAACTGTATTTACTTTAGAGGCCTGTCCAACAAAAGTTGTCATAGCACAAGGTAGTTTACACCAGAAATGCTGTTGTTTCTGGCATGTTGTGTTTTAAACTCCATATAAAtgtatagtgcttaacaaatttattagaccacctgtcatatttgaatcaaagaccatccagcatcatgaagggctttaatgcggactctttcattttcagtcagctctccacgttttaccattttgaacaggaatgaggaatttcaaactgaattcacccaaatttgagtcaGCTCACTGGggttctctgagaagtcagaaattaatcaagcataacattcaaccagtaaaactcatttttctgttcaggaatgcaagtaaataattataatttgacatattaatcaagaaacaataatgtgctttactatttttccaggttttttttgtaaatcagtaaatttgaaaattcatggataacaacaataattatattttagcataaaaatatcattttggttaaagagcttctacatattgttgtattaaccattgcagaaacataaaaaatgattttggtaattaccaatgctgtcaatttagggcagctgtggcataaaccttactttggttagggttagggtggtctaatacatttgttaagctctgtacaTGTCAagccaaaacagaaaaaaatggacattAAGTGTTTAGTTATGTGTGTGTTAGTTTATTCTGTTTCAAATATGGTTAGGTAGGTCTTAGGTCTCCTAACTGTTTGTGCTGCTGCTCAGGACGTATAGTACTATTTAGCCAAGTTAGTCCAAATGAGATCTGAGATCCCTTTTGCAAGGGAGACCTGCAATTGCAACTGGATTGCATTTCCAATTTTGTTGTACTTGTACAATAACAAGAAAGATATTTTGTTCTATTCAGtcttaattttggcagctatttttaaatttagttttagtacTATGCCATTTTAAgtttggtcacattttagtcattttcacctAAATTGccagtttagtctagtttcagtcaacaTAATCATTTAAGTGCAGTTTTACTAAAGGAAaaaatccttacattttagtctttactctTAGCCTGTATGAATATTTTCTGGTAAAATTAATACAAACATAGAACAATCATCTAAAAGCATGATCAGTACTTATGTAAAAATATATTAGACATAAACTGaggaaaatactgacataccttaAATGCTATCAGCCTAATTATGATTGAATTGATATTTTTCACAGTGGATtttatcatggatttttaatctCCAACAGTCCTGCAATAACATTTCAGtctcatttttgcctccttgatgaaaactaaacttactttttgtcagaatTTTAATTATTGGAGACCTATTTCTAGGTTTTCTTAGTTTAGTGGTCCTCATGGAGAAAAGGCCAACTGCTACTTCTAAGTTTTAGttgaaaaattaacactgattctAGTCCATTTTTCCTAGCACTGAAAAGTTTATCAATCAGACAATCTCAATCTTCTCATGTCAGCTACAGATCTTCTCTTCATTAAGACACTGACATATCTTTCTCTATACCACTGAAAATAAACTAGTGGCTCCTctgtgcagtgttaattttggcagctatttttaattttagtcttagttttagtctttaaatgaaatgcatttcagttttaatcacattttagtcatttctaccctttttaggtttagtctagttttagtccatgaaaagtcctcatattttagcctttacttttagtccaagcatttattttcttgcctaaatctggtaccaaatcatgttagtgtgttctctgccaaacctggggtccctgctttctacagctgagaggcagaatagatacagatgcattgcatttagACAGATTGAttaacagtggagaaatatcacggattttaaatgtcacattacattttagtctagttgtagtcatcttgatgaaaaccaaacttactttttgtcagtgttagtcatcacagatctgtttttgttcatattagtctagtttttgtcatggaaaaaaatggctgtcaacgaatagttttagtcactgCCTCTGTGTCTCTGATCAGGTGAGCTTACCAGCATTGTGGAGAGCTTGAACCCGGTCCAAATACTCATTGACTTTGTCCTGGATCCCCTCCAGTTTGGATCCTGCCATGCCAGCATATATCAGGGCCTGGGCTGCCTCCTGGAGTAAATAAACCCAGAATATGAAGGAGTTATAATAAGAAACTGCGATGAGGTGATGGTCGGTGACAGTCTTTTAAAACTTGGGGCAAAGATACAGTGGTTAATAAACAGAATATAACGCATACTCATTGATAACCATCGGGTTTAATCTAAGGTATGTGGCTCCATGTTAAAGTGAAAGTGATTGTTTACTCTCAGGTAAGAAGAGCTAGGAGCTAACGACAGCAGCTGTTTACATCTATCAATGTAAAAGAAGCttaccttataataaaatacagcCTCATTGTATTTTCCACTCTGGTCGTATGTGACAGCTGTTTTGGCGAATTTGACAGCATCGACCTCCAGAGCTGTACAGTCCATTCTGAAAACTTGTTGACAGATTGACAGCTAACGGGCTAGCTAACCGCTAGCTCCCGTAACTCaccaaaataattaaatatccGTCTATGTCTCGACCCGCGGTTCGTTTCATCAACTCGAACAAAGCATGGTGAGGCCTACTCCGACATTTACCCCAAATTCAGTACCCTAAACTCCCCAAGTCTGCCTTTCCTCCTGACAGATGACAGCTACACTAGTACATACCAAAACAACCATGTTATTTCCGGGAGACAAAAGCCGCGCAGCCGCAGTAGAGGAGCTCTGAAAGTTACATTCAAATCAATAGGAAACAACAAAGCTCAACGTTTCCGTTAAATAACAGCTAATGAAAgttttcagtctgttgtttgtTACTTTATGGGAAAAATGCTGAATACAATCATAGATTGTATAATTATCATGATactaatgataaaataatagaaacagaagctttatttaaacagcatttaaaaaaaaacaagttacaaAGTTCTGTACAGCTACAAGTCAATATAGCAAAAACAAATGGAGAAAGGCAATAATGACACCCAAACAGGAACACACATTCATCCTCTCATTCTTATTGCTGTGTTTAAATAGTCACTGCTTTCTTCTGACAGATCCATCGATATCTCTCGGAGCATTTCACAGCTTTCAATTCTCTTGTAGGTGCCTTTTTAAAGATTGCACAGTGACCTTGACGGGCCTCTGATGGATTCcacacactgaaaaaaacatgatagtTAGATCATAGATTACTGATTTTATCATTCATGGTGTTTAGAAAGCGGTCCTACTTTGAAGTCAGTGTTGTTCCATCCACCCACTTCCACGCCCCATCCTGAACTCTGAGGCCGATCCAGTAACCAACGGAGCCCCAATTGTTCTGGATCTTATCCTGATGATCACAGAGAGACAATTATCAGAGATATTCAACCTCAATATGAAAGTTATCACACTTCAACTTTATTACTGGCAGTCTGGTTCTCTATTGATACCTCTGGTAAAGCCTCTACCTCCTGACATCGTCAGTGGTGCCTTTGGAAAACTTCAAATTCTACTGAGATTAACAATGAGTATGCAGATTATTGGTTATCCCAGCTTAAACTGTCAAAACTGTCTCTTTTGTCCTTTTCCTTATACAGCGTTAGGTCAGCAAGTAAACGGGCTTATCATACACACTGTGCAACaatcacacattttattttttgcatgcaGTTCAGCAAGTGTGCCAAAATACTTCAGTGTGTTTCTACAGGCCTGCATGGCAGTTTCATGAAAATATAGATACTGTATGTCTTTGTTTTAAGAGATTGCTTGTGAGATTTATCTTGTTAATTCCCTTACTAAGCAAATCCCTCAGTAGTGGGTCACTGAGTATTTGTTTTAGTATTAGCACACTTTGACTGGGGTGATTAGagatttgtcaaattttgaaagGGTGCCATGACAGGAAAAAGGTTTAGAGACAGAGCACTAAGAATGAGGATGCATCTGAAGCTGGgctcctgacaaacccagagaatggaccctcctcagctgtgatttattgatgatatcagcgCATGTGTGTTTAAACAGttgcactggtgctagcatcctggctaacagtgtcctcattttggagctgaacagtaccccttttaaccccttttcatcactatttCTCCCCATTTCCCATATTCTTTCTATATATGagcattttttgcctcttttgaccactttttgctgcttttttatgctttttcaacactttaacTGCCAATTTTTCCACTACTTTGCAAATTTTTGGCTCTGTGACAAATTGTTGCCACTTGTCACctatttttcctgctttataCTCATCCTCACACATTTCACCCTTTCTGTGCCATTTTAACCACCATTGCTCACCCTTTTTGCTTTTCCTTGaacttatttttgcctcttttatcccaattttgcAATATTATcccttttatttttgcttctttcaaccaaattatgccacttttgtctttttttttttgatttattgaacccatttttttccattttcatcccattttgccacttttatcccagtttcccatttttgccattgtgtaaccacttttcaccaccttttttctgccacatttttcccacttttaagcctcttttcaccatttaaaaaaaatcaaccaacttcctgtcaaatggTGAGATACTGAAATGGTTGATATCACCATCAAGGCCTCCTTTAACGAAACATCTCACTGTGTTTTGGACGGATATCGTGACCATATTGAGGCCTTTCTTTAAAATCTGAGCTTGATAGGTTCAGAGGAATAACAGCGGTCCTAATTATGACACTTCCTGTTGCTATaatgagatgtttgcatgtatgGTGTGTTCAGTGTCACGCTGTTGTCTTGgatgaaactgaagaaggacACAGACTAATGCATTGAAAAATTAGAACAGATAAAAGTCATTTAGCACCAgcaaaaacctttattttgaaaatgtaatgaagctggtggacttcctgttgggatttgtgTATtggcccaagaggcttttttttttttttttaggtctcATAATGATTCAAATGCAGGCCCAAAATCTTAAGCCTGAGAGgctgaatgtttaaaatgattttggaggGGAAAAGTCATGATTCAGATGAAGAAACTGTCATTaggcagaagggggcgctgtgacaaaggGATGAAACTGATAAAATAATGTATTCAGGCTGAATGTGGgatcatccctgtgaagtttgattGATTAACTCAATGATTGTAAAGTTATATGGCATTCTTGGCGTTGgtacactgcaaaaaataaataaacgaATAAATTAGGACCCTGATCATGGCCCTGCCTCATGATGAAATTTCACAGTTTTCACAGCTTTTGATCCTCATCTTATAtagaaagagcaaaaaacacCTGGATTTAATCAGATAAAACCACTTGGAggagtttgttaaaatgtgtaaCTTCTCCACGGTATCATGCAATTCTGTATGTTTTAGAGGATCGTCCACAACCAATCACAAGATTAGATGTAAGACAGATTAATTTATCCAGGAACTTGACCATTCAAATTCATTGGGACTAATTTTACAGACTAACCACAATCACAAAGCCtttgtttaaaagaaataaCCAGTGCTTTAATTACCATGTCTTCCAGATCTTGTATAACAGTCAGATCTGATATCTCTCCTCTGCAGTCCTCTCGAGCTTCTTCCCAGGTCTTCTGTTTAGATCGCCGTACATTATTAACTGCACAGCAGCTTGACTGAAATTCAACCCAGCCCTCCTGACAAGGTTTACAACTCCTTCCTAAAACTAAGGAGACCAGCGAATTAACAAAATGCTGTTCTATAAAAGCTCGCACTATGTATTGGTTATTtttggagagagaaaaaatgttttgaacatATTATTACTGGCTTTTGGGCAGTAGGCATGGATGCTCCACTGAGCTCTGGTAACGTTAAGCTCATACTGCTCC
It encodes the following:
- the LOC121514107 gene encoding asialoglycoprotein receptor 1-like isoform X2, giving the protein MAEEELKYASVVFKKKKNSPPEAKEEEEEETVYNEVKVQKQTNEPTADTNKLLLEEKTNSSCSCNKLVCCLAFLCVIVLLGIIAVTVYLVKLRSENENLRREHTNLMVRFVNLTQAYGDLENTSSSQAAEIQNLAAQNQDLQTQKENLTEQIQKFKTEQYELNVTRAQWSIHAYCPKAILGRSCKPCQEGWVEFQSSCCAVNNVRRSKQKTWEEAREDCRGEISDLTVIQDLEDMDKIQNNWGSVGYWIGLRVQDGAWKWVDGTTLTSNVWNPSEARQGHCAIFKKAPTRELKAVKCSERYRWICQKKAVTI